Proteins encoded by one window of Dokdonella sp.:
- a CDS encoding serine/threonine-protein kinase, with the protein MKTRLGHYDIVAELGRGGMGVVYKGHESSLNRYVAIKVLADSLAHDEGVKERFLREARSMAALNDPHIIQIYFIGEDEGQTYFVMEFVEGESLGSLLKREHKVPVASAAKIVYQTALGLATAHDKGVIHRDIKPGNLMISSRGAVKIADFGIALSNQDLSKKLTSTGEFVGTPGYLSPEVCLGRTVDQRSDIFSLGIVLFEMLAGRMPFTDESPLGLMLEVVRAEIPDVRELNADVDEKISWILSKMIAKEPDDRYQSCHELAADLAEHPFVAKGGPITLVPKVSAAAATVVGGRTPVSAQRPLSSVPVTPAAPMANTRITPSAQPIPPAYQPSAQTAPGVASGFERQSVLERSAQAPRRSAALPLAIAAALVVCLAGGAWAFRDRLGFGAGGAGGTPSLPPAEPTATLAPVQQAASGTTPATLVADSTPAPSQSASDAQGVAATNGDALPTTQPADSLAQTSAASSQGDALADGPGPRASQADVEALRDLPAARAAEADAPQIAVVTPPKKQTPPAAPRVPTIAVAAAGDDVIADPARDAIVNLLQRRGFRVIEANLGNGSQPNLRSMHGRADAVVYVHAKPVGSQVMTYYGQASTLYTVQMGVKAYRVSDGSTLWSSGAEQVNFTTLNAAEKAQEAVDPLLDAVDRNLDEFRSRRGRG; encoded by the coding sequence ATGAAGACGCGTCTGGGTCACTATGACATCGTCGCCGAGCTGGGTCGCGGCGGCATGGGCGTGGTCTACAAGGGCCATGAGTCCTCGCTCAATCGCTACGTCGCGATCAAGGTGCTGGCCGATTCGCTTGCCCACGACGAGGGCGTGAAGGAGCGTTTCCTGCGCGAGGCGCGCAGCATGGCCGCGCTCAACGATCCCCACATCATCCAGATCTACTTCATCGGCGAGGACGAGGGGCAGACCTACTTCGTCATGGAGTTCGTCGAGGGCGAATCGCTCGGCAGCCTACTCAAGCGCGAGCACAAGGTTCCGGTGGCTTCGGCCGCGAAGATCGTCTACCAGACCGCGCTCGGCCTCGCGACCGCGCACGACAAGGGTGTGATCCACCGCGACATCAAACCCGGCAACCTGATGATCTCGAGCCGCGGTGCGGTCAAGATCGCCGACTTCGGCATCGCCCTGTCCAACCAGGATCTGTCCAAGAAGCTGACCTCGACCGGCGAGTTCGTCGGCACGCCGGGTTACCTTTCGCCCGAGGTCTGTCTCGGTCGCACGGTCGATCAGCGGTCGGACATCTTCTCGCTCGGCATCGTGCTGTTCGAGATGCTGGCCGGGCGCATGCCCTTCACCGACGAGTCGCCGCTCGGTCTCATGCTCGAGGTCGTGCGCGCGGAGATTCCGGATGTGCGCGAGCTCAATGCCGACGTCGACGAGAAGATCTCGTGGATCCTCTCGAAGATGATCGCCAAGGAGCCGGACGACCGTTACCAGAGCTGCCACGAGCTGGCGGCCGATCTTGCCGAGCATCCCTTCGTTGCCAAGGGTGGTCCGATCACGCTCGTGCCGAAGGTCTCGGCCGCGGCGGCGACCGTGGTTGGTGGACGTACGCCGGTGTCGGCGCAGCGGCCGCTCTCCAGCGTGCCGGTGACGCCGGCCGCGCCGATGGCGAACACGCGCATCACGCCGTCCGCCCAACCGATCCCGCCGGCCTATCAGCCGTCCGCGCAGACTGCGCCTGGCGTTGCGTCCGGGTTCGAGCGTCAATCCGTACTGGAGCGTTCGGCGCAGGCGCCGCGGCGCAGTGCTGCCCTGCCGCTGGCGATCGCCGCCGCACTCGTGGTCTGCCTGGCCGGTGGCGCGTGGGCGTTCCGTGATCGTCTCGGCTTCGGCGCCGGCGGAGCAGGCGGCACGCCGTCCCTGCCGCCGGCGGAGCCGACCGCGACGCTGGCGCCGGTCCAGCAGGCCGCGTCCGGCACGACGCCGGCGACACTCGTGGCCGACTCGACCCCCGCACCCTCGCAGTCGGCATCCGACGCGCAGGGCGTAGCCGCCACGAACGGCGATGCCCTGCCGACGACACAGCCTGCCGACTCGCTGGCGCAGACATCCGCTGCTTCGTCGCAGGGCGATGCCCTGGCCGATGGCCCGGGCCCGCGCGCCTCGCAAGCCGATGTCGAAGCCTTGCGTGACCTGCCGGCCGCGCGTGCCGCCGAAGCCGATGCACCGCAGATCGCCGTCGTCACGCCGCCGAAGAAGCAGACGCCGCCAGCGGCGCCGCGCGTTCCGACGATTGCCGTGGCTGCCGCCGGTGACGATGTCATCGCCGATCCGGCGCGCGATGCCATCGTGAATCTACTGCAGCGTCGCGGCTTCCGCGTCATCGAAGCCAACCTTGGCAATGGCAGCCAGCCGAACCTGCGCTCGATGCACGGTCGCGCCGACGCGGTGGTGTACGTGCATGCCAAGCCGGTCGGCTCGCAGGTGATGACCTACTACGGCCAGGCCTCGACCCTGTACACCGTGCAGATGGGTGTGAAGGCCTACCGCGTCTCCGACGGCAGCACGCTGTGGTCGAGCGGAGCCGAGCAGGTCAACTTCACCACGCTCAACGCAGCGGAAAAGGCTCAGGAAGCCGTCGATCCGCTGCTCGACGCGGTCGACCGCAATCTCGACGAGTTCCGCTCGCGCCGCGGTCGCGGTTGA
- a CDS encoding 3'-5' exonuclease, whose translation MDVSHLLEGLNPAQREAVTAASGHHLVLAGAGSGKTRVLVHRIGWLLEVERQSPWSVLAVTFTNKAAAEMRTRAGMLVGEARGLTVGTFHGIAHRLLRRHWREAGLPETFQILDADDQLRLVKRTMAGLDIDEARFPPRQAAWYINAQKDEGRRPDAIETGGNPIAATLLDIYRGYEDACRRAGLVDFAELLLRAHELWLHDETLLAHYRERWRHLLIDEFQDTNALQYAWVRLLAGQTGSLFVVGDDDQAIYGWRGARVENVQHFLRDFPGATTIRLEQNYRSTATILGAANAVIANNPSRLGKELWTAGERGEPIALYAAYNEQDEARFVVERIQEVIRSGQPASSVAVLYRSNAQSRNFEELLIRNDIPYRVYGGQRFFDRAEVKDALAYLRLVGNRHDDAAFERVVNTPPRGIGDRTIDLLRGRARREATSMWEAALAELGDSMLAARARNALRGFLVLVDGLARDCNGDSGFGIRDSKFEEAGVPESPIPNPESHSLPLAEQMDHAIALSGLREYHERDRSSAESRLENLDELVNVASRFERTAEDIEAGLSELAAFLAHAALEAGESQGEAWQDCVQLMTLHSAKGLEFPLVFLVGLEEGLFPGQKSMEEPGRLEEERRLAYVGITRARERLVLSYAESRRMHGMEMYGRPSRFLGEIPAELIHEVRPRVQVSRPMAAAAGHARLDAGPGLKLGQRVRHASFGAGVIVDCEGAGAHTRVQVNFEEGGQKWLVLAYANLEPA comes from the coding sequence ATGGATGTTTCCCACCTGCTCGAAGGGCTGAACCCGGCCCAGCGCGAGGCCGTCACCGCAGCGTCGGGACATCACCTCGTGCTCGCCGGCGCCGGATCCGGCAAGACGCGCGTGCTCGTGCACCGCATCGGCTGGCTGCTCGAAGTCGAACGGCAGTCGCCGTGGTCGGTGCTCGCAGTGACCTTCACCAACAAGGCCGCCGCCGAGATGCGCACGCGCGCCGGTATGCTGGTCGGCGAGGCGCGCGGACTCACGGTCGGTACCTTCCACGGCATCGCCCACCGTCTGCTGCGCCGACATTGGCGCGAGGCCGGTCTGCCCGAGACCTTCCAGATCCTCGATGCCGATGACCAATTGCGCCTGGTCAAGCGCACGATGGCCGGCCTCGACATCGACGAGGCGCGCTTTCCACCGCGCCAGGCGGCCTGGTACATCAATGCGCAGAAGGACGAGGGCCGCCGACCCGATGCGATCGAGACCGGCGGCAACCCGATCGCGGCGACCCTGCTCGACATCTACCGCGGCTACGAGGATGCCTGCCGGCGCGCCGGCCTGGTCGATTTCGCCGAGCTGCTGCTGCGTGCACACGAATTATGGCTGCACGATGAAACCCTGCTCGCACACTACCGGGAGCGCTGGCGGCACCTGCTGATCGACGAGTTCCAGGACACCAATGCGCTGCAATACGCCTGGGTGCGCCTGCTCGCAGGCCAGACCGGCTCTCTGTTCGTGGTCGGTGACGACGACCAGGCGATCTACGGCTGGCGTGGCGCGCGGGTCGAGAACGTGCAGCACTTCCTGCGCGACTTCCCCGGCGCGACGACGATCCGCCTCGAACAGAACTACCGCTCGACAGCGACGATCCTCGGCGCGGCCAACGCGGTCATCGCCAACAACCCGAGCCGCCTCGGCAAGGAACTGTGGACCGCCGGCGAGCGCGGCGAGCCGATCGCGCTGTACGCCGCCTACAACGAACAGGACGAAGCGCGCTTCGTCGTCGAACGCATCCAGGAAGTCATCCGCAGCGGCCAGCCGGCGAGCAGCGTGGCCGTGCTGTACCGCTCGAACGCGCAGTCGCGCAACTTCGAGGAACTGCTGATCCGCAACGACATCCCGTACCGCGTGTACGGCGGCCAGCGTTTCTTCGACCGCGCCGAAGTGAAGGATGCGCTGGCCTACCTGCGCCTGGTCGGCAACCGTCACGACGACGCGGCCTTCGAGCGCGTCGTCAACACCCCGCCGCGCGGCATCGGCGACCGCACGATCGACCTGCTGCGCGGGCGCGCACGCCGCGAGGCCACGTCGATGTGGGAAGCCGCGCTCGCCGAACTCGGCGACAGCATGCTGGCCGCGCGCGCGAGGAACGCGCTGCGCGGCTTCCTCGTGCTGGTCGATGGCCTCGCCCGCGACTGCAACGGAGATTCGGGATTCGGGATTCGGGATTCGAAATTCGAAGAAGCGGGTGTTCCCGAATCTCCAATCCCCAATCCCGAATCCCATTCCCTGCCCCTCGCCGAACAGATGGACCACGCGATCGCGTTGTCCGGCCTGCGCGAATACCACGAGCGCGACAGGTCCAGTGCCGAGTCACGCCTCGAGAACCTCGACGAGCTGGTCAATGTCGCCAGTCGTTTCGAACGCACGGCCGAAGACATCGAGGCCGGCCTGTCCGAACTCGCCGCCTTCCTCGCCCACGCCGCGCTCGAAGCCGGCGAATCGCAGGGCGAGGCCTGGCAGGACTGCGTGCAGCTCATGACCCTGCATTCGGCGAAGGGCCTCGAGTTTCCGCTGGTATTCCTGGTCGGCCTCGAAGAGGGCCTGTTCCCTGGACAGAAATCGATGGAGGAACCGGGTCGCCTCGAGGAGGAGCGCCGTCTCGCCTACGTCGGCATCACGCGCGCACGCGAAAGGCTCGTGCTGAGCTACGCCGAATCGCGGCGCATGCACGGCATGGAAATGTACGGCCGCCCGTCGCGTTTCCTCGGCGAAATCCCGGCCGAACTGATCCACGAGGTGCGCCCGCGCGTGCAGGTCAGCCGGCCGATGGCGGCTGCGGCCGGGCATGCCCGCCTCGATGCCGGACCGGGCCTGAAGCTCGGCCAGCGTGTGCGCCATGCGAGCTTCGGTGCGGGCGTCATCGTCGACTGCGAGGGCGCCGGCGCGCACACACGTGTGCAGGTCAATTTCGAGGAAGGCGGGCAGAAGTGGCTGGTGCTTGCCTACGCGAACCTCGAGCCGGCGTAG
- a CDS encoding TIGR00645 family protein, which produces MPFDDHAMRPLPRLIFFSRWLQLPLYLGLIVAQGVYVFLFLKELWHLIHGAVGFGEQQIMLIVLGLIDVVMISNLLIMVIVGGYETFVSRLGLDGHPDQPEWLSHVNASVLKVKLAMAIIGISSIHLLKTFIAAGTLGGLDFCTPEQLVAIKDITAMNPNCATLTPTGVLWQTIIHCVFILSAIGIALTDRIMQGAPHKARANGGH; this is translated from the coding sequence ATGCCGTTCGACGACCACGCGATGCGCCCACTGCCACGCTTGATCTTCTTCTCGCGCTGGTTGCAGTTGCCGCTCTACCTCGGCCTGATCGTCGCCCAGGGCGTCTACGTGTTCCTGTTCCTCAAGGAACTGTGGCACCTGATCCACGGTGCGGTGGGCTTCGGCGAACAGCAGATCATGCTGATCGTGCTCGGCCTGATCGACGTGGTGATGATTTCCAACCTGCTCATCATGGTCATCGTCGGCGGCTACGAGACCTTCGTCTCGCGTCTCGGCCTGGACGGCCACCCGGATCAGCCCGAGTGGTTGAGCCACGTCAACGCCTCGGTGCTCAAGGTCAAGCTGGCGATGGCGATCATCGGCATCTCCTCGATCCACCTGCTCAAGACCTTCATCGCCGCGGGCACGCTGGGTGGCCTCGATTTCTGCACGCCCGAGCAGCTCGTCGCGATCAAGGACATCACCGCGATGAACCCGAACTGCGCGACACTGACTCCGACCGGTGTGCTCTGGCAGACCATCATCCATTGCGTGTTCATCCTCTCCGCCATCGGCATCGCCCTTACCGACCGCATCATGCAGGGAGCGCCACACAAGGCGAGGGCGAACGGCGGGCATTGA
- a CDS encoding DEAD/DEAH box helicase: MDESVFRQLLTRSVTSVLDRPTLDKGADYVRQGHVRTLRYSSDDSAGVLIGQVDGTATEPYTAGVRIALQGARPLLDTQCTCPLEGECKHVAAITLKMLGAPLPDIETEARTQKGVDLGAWKRWFESLEAARAPLSRKPVADPAQVFGILLRLGEGALPHLLVQPVWLKPNRKGGLGSPQPIGHGYYYGGDPWERLTPEQFEHVARLRMGVTGYTGSGAWYTLTGLRDESLLEILIASHPCFVDKPSKGRVTLAAPRALGWDWRTEADGSQTLIARLGGDSAKTRLLRIDGVWYFDEITRELGRVDGDARLVEAALRAPPLLPEQAPLVADRLRETAVASKLPEPARPAAAEAHRVVPVPVLTLRAFPQLAHVNGAPLRYQAGVARLDFDYAGPRLPYAPSAARERRMHEGRLLEIVRDRSAEIAAVERLEELGFVEAGMLPSIPGLGRHTLGHSDFVLEPRRAQIAPAEQLFALATRLRDQGFRLESESGFPFELLDEPEQWHAEVADEGNAWFDVSLGIDVAGERIDLLPVLRNLLADPSFPLAPRKGEAEDAVWLVPIDARRRVPLPLARLRRLIAPLLEWLESTPPVQVDPERGGLRLLRAHAGVIDELAASSGLAWRGGERLRTQIERLREAREPASEPPGFTATLRRYQRDGLAWLGFLADAGLGGVLADDMGLGKTVQVLAHLLAEKQRGRLERPALVVAPTSLVANWRSEAEHFTPDLRVLVLHGPARGGLHEAIPRHDLVITTYPLLARDQEELIAHDYALLVLDEAQAIKNAKSQAARIVRTIPAARRLAMTGTPLENHLGELWAQFDAVEPGLLGSERDFVRFYRTPIEKHGDVERRERLGRRIAPLLLRRRKEDVLADLPEKTFIPCNVELEGAQRELYETLRLAQHERVLAEVQKRGLAQSGIVVLDALLKLRQACCDPRLVKLEGARKVEGSAKLDLLLDLTDSLVAEGRRILVFSQFTEMLALIGEALDARGQPWQTLTGQTPGTQRAELVERFQAGEVPLFLISLKAGGVGLNLTAADTVIHYDPWWNPAVEAQATDRAHRIGQDKPVFVYKLICTGTVEEKIQALQQRKADLAAAVLEGGSTQSLRFDESDLAELFAPL; this comes from the coding sequence ATGGACGAGTCGGTTTTCCGCCAGCTGTTGACCCGCAGCGTCACCTCGGTGCTCGATCGGCCGACCCTCGACAAGGGAGCCGACTACGTGCGCCAGGGGCATGTGCGCACGCTGCGCTACAGCAGTGACGACAGCGCCGGGGTCCTGATCGGCCAGGTCGACGGCACGGCCACCGAACCCTACACGGCCGGCGTGCGCATCGCCCTGCAGGGCGCGCGGCCGCTGCTCGACACGCAATGCACCTGCCCACTCGAAGGCGAGTGCAAGCATGTCGCCGCGATCACCCTGAAAATGCTCGGTGCGCCGCTGCCCGACATCGAAACCGAAGCACGCACGCAGAAGGGCGTGGATCTCGGCGCCTGGAAGCGCTGGTTCGAATCGCTGGAAGCCGCGCGCGCGCCGCTGTCACGCAAGCCCGTCGCCGATCCGGCCCAGGTGTTCGGCATCCTCCTGCGCCTCGGCGAGGGCGCGCTGCCACACCTGCTGGTGCAGCCGGTGTGGCTCAAGCCCAACCGCAAGGGTGGGCTCGGCTCACCGCAACCGATCGGCCACGGCTACTACTACGGCGGCGATCCCTGGGAGCGGCTTACGCCGGAACAGTTCGAGCACGTCGCGCGCCTGCGCATGGGCGTCACCGGCTATACCGGCAGTGGCGCGTGGTACACGCTGACCGGCCTGCGCGACGAGTCACTGCTGGAAATCCTCATCGCCAGCCATCCCTGCTTCGTGGACAAGCCGTCGAAGGGTCGCGTCACCCTGGCTGCGCCACGCGCACTCGGCTGGGATTGGCGCACCGAAGCTGATGGCAGCCAGACCCTGATCGCGCGCCTCGGTGGCGACTCGGCAAAGACGCGCCTGCTGCGCATCGATGGCGTCTGGTACTTCGACGAAATCACCCGCGAGCTCGGCCGCGTCGACGGCGATGCACGCCTGGTCGAAGCCGCCTTGCGCGCACCGCCACTGCTGCCCGAACAGGCGCCACTGGTCGCCGACCGCCTGCGCGAAACCGCCGTCGCCAGCAAGCTGCCGGAACCGGCTCGACCGGCCGCGGCCGAAGCACATCGCGTGGTGCCGGTGCCGGTGCTGACCCTGCGCGCGTTTCCGCAACTCGCCCACGTCAACGGCGCGCCGTTGCGCTACCAGGCCGGTGTGGCCCGGCTCGATTTCGACTACGCCGGCCCCCGCCTGCCGTACGCGCCGTCCGCCGCGCGCGAACGGCGCATGCACGAAGGCCGCCTGCTCGAAATCGTGCGCGACCGTTCGGCCGAGATCGCCGCGGTCGAACGCCTCGAGGAACTCGGCTTCGTCGAAGCCGGCATGCTGCCGTCGATCCCGGGCCTCGGCCGCCACACACTCGGCCACAGCGATTTCGTGCTCGAACCGCGGCGTGCGCAGATCGCCCCGGCCGAGCAGTTGTTCGCCCTGGCCACGCGCCTGCGCGACCAAGGCTTCCGCCTCGAGAGCGAGTCCGGCTTCCCGTTCGAACTGCTCGATGAACCGGAGCAGTGGCATGCCGAAGTCGCCGACGAGGGCAATGCCTGGTTCGACGTCAGCCTCGGCATCGACGTCGCCGGCGAGCGCATCGACCTGCTGCCGGTGCTGCGCAACCTGCTCGCCGATCCATCATTCCCACTGGCACCGCGCAAGGGCGAGGCCGAGGACGCGGTGTGGCTCGTGCCGATCGATGCACGCCGGCGCGTGCCGTTGCCGTTGGCGCGTCTGCGCCGGCTGATCGCGCCGCTGCTCGAATGGCTGGAGAGCACGCCACCGGTGCAGGTCGATCCCGAACGCGGCGGCCTGCGCCTGTTGCGCGCACATGCTGGCGTGATCGATGAGCTGGCTGCTTCGAGCGGGCTGGCCTGGCGCGGCGGCGAACGCCTGCGCACGCAGATCGAACGCCTGCGCGAGGCTCGCGAACCAGCCAGTGAACCGCCCGGCTTCACGGCGACGCTGCGTCGCTACCAGCGCGACGGCCTGGCCTGGCTCGGCTTCCTTGCCGATGCCGGCCTCGGCGGCGTGCTCGCCGACGACATGGGTCTCGGCAAGACCGTGCAGGTGCTCGCCCACTTGCTCGCCGAGAAGCAGCGTGGCCGCCTCGAACGACCCGCCCTCGTGGTCGCGCCAACCAGCCTCGTCGCCAACTGGCGCAGCGAGGCGGAACACTTCACCCCGGACCTGCGCGTGCTGGTCCTGCACGGACCCGCGCGTGGCGGACTGCATGAGGCGATCCCGCGCCACGACCTCGTCATCACGACCTATCCCCTGCTCGCGCGCGACCAGGAGGAACTGATCGCCCACGACTACGCCCTGCTCGTGCTCGACGAGGCGCAGGCGATCAAGAACGCCAAGAGCCAGGCCGCGCGCATCGTGCGCACGATCCCGGCCGCGCGGCGCCTGGCCATGACCGGCACGCCGCTGGAGAACCACCTCGGCGAACTGTGGGCGCAGTTCGACGCGGTCGAGCCGGGCCTGCTCGGCAGCGAGCGCGACTTCGTGCGCTTCTACCGCACGCCGATCGAGAAGCACGGCGACGTCGAACGGCGCGAACGCCTGGGTCGGCGCATCGCCCCGCTGCTGCTGCGCCGACGCAAGGAGGATGTGCTCGCCGACCTGCCAGAAAAAACCTTCATCCCGTGCAACGTCGAACTCGAAGGTGCGCAACGCGAGCTCTACGAGACGCTGCGCCTCGCCCAGCACGAGCGCGTGCTCGCCGAGGTGCAGAAGCGCGGCCTCGCGCAGAGCGGCATCGTCGTGCTCGACGCCCTGCTCAAGCTGCGCCAGGCCTGCTGCGATCCGCGCCTGGTCAAGCTCGAAGGCGCACGCAAGGTCGAAGGCTCGGCCAAGCTCGACCTGCTGCTCGATCTGACCGACAGCCTCGTCGCCGAAGGCCGGCGCATCCTCGTCTTCAGCCAGTTCACCGAGATGCTCGCCCTGATCGGCGAGGCGCTCGACGCGCGCGGCCAGCCGTGGCAGACCCTGACCGGGCAGACGCCCGGCACGCAGCGCGCCGAACTCGTCGAACGATTCCAGGCCGGCGAAGTACCGTTGTTCCTGATCAGCCTCAAGGCCGGCGGCGTCGGTCTCAACCTGACCGCCGCCGACACCGTGATCCACTACGACCCGTGGTGGAACCCGGCCGTCGAGGCCCAGGCCACCGACCGTGCGCACCGCATCGGCCAGGACAAGCCGGTGTTCGTCTACAAGCTGATCTGCACCGGCACGGTCGAGGAGAAGATCCAGGCCCTGCAGCAGCGCAAGGCCGACCTCGCCGCCGCCGTCCTCGAAGGCGGCAGCACGCAGAGCCTGCGCTTCGACGAGAGCGACCTCGCCGAGTTGTTCGCGCCGTTGTAG